The following proteins come from a genomic window of Paenibacillus sp. CAA11:
- a CDS encoding ABC transporter ATP-binding protein, whose protein sequence is MNMNLNFNLNKPKDSLSDNRSASQQPVLEIRELRKSYSNGRHKVEVLDNLSFNVASGEFVSIVGPSGCGKSTLFHIIGGLTKPDEGGSVLLEGRDITGQRGHIAYVPQQPALFPWRTTLDNVILAQEIAGTPAKAAREEAREWLDKAGLGSFADAYPHMLSGGMQQRAAFLRGLLSPQEVMCLDEPFSALDALTRGDMQHWLLDLWEKHRRTVLFITHSIEEALLLSDRIILLSGRPASILRTIQVPFPRPRREEITEDAEFLRLRREMTGLLREEQRRMQPPGSARSK, encoded by the coding sequence ATGAATATGAACTTGAACTTTAACTTGAACAAGCCTAAGGACAGCCTGTCAGACAACCGCTCTGCTTCGCAGCAGCCGGTACTGGAAATTCGGGAGCTGCGCAAGAGCTATTCGAATGGGCGCCACAAGGTTGAAGTATTAGACAACCTCTCCTTCAACGTTGCTTCCGGCGAATTCGTCTCGATCGTTGGCCCTTCCGGCTGCGGCAAGAGCACGCTGTTCCATATCATCGGCGGGCTGACCAAGCCGGATGAAGGCGGAAGCGTGCTGCTTGAGGGCCGCGACATTACCGGACAGCGCGGCCATATCGCCTATGTGCCCCAGCAGCCGGCGCTCTTCCCTTGGCGGACGACGCTGGACAACGTCATCCTTGCCCAGGAGATCGCCGGGACGCCAGCCAAGGCGGCGCGCGAAGAGGCGCGCGAATGGCTGGACAAGGCGGGCCTGGGCAGCTTCGCGGACGCCTACCCGCACATGCTGTCCGGCGGAATGCAGCAGCGGGCTGCCTTCCTGCGCGGGCTGCTCAGCCCGCAGGAGGTCATGTGCCTCGATGAACCGTTCAGCGCACTGGATGCGCTGACCCGAGGCGACATGCAGCACTGGCTGCTGGACCTGTGGGAGAAGCACCGCCGGACGGTGCTGTTCATCACGCACAGCATTGAGGAAGCACTGCTGCTCTCTGACCGGATCATTCTGCTCTCCGGGCGTCCCGCCTCTATCCTGCGCACCATTCAGGTGCCTTTCCCAAGGCCCCGCCGCGAGGAAATCACCGAAGATGCTGAATTCCTACGCCTCCGCCGGGAGATGACCGGCCTTCTGCGGGAAGAGCAGCGCAGGATGCAGCCGCCCGGCAGCGCTCGTTCCAAGTAG
- a CDS encoding ABC transporter permease: MKKSQIWTSVWPPLVAVLLFLAAWELAVDVFHVDKWILPSPADIGREAAAGAAGLWDHTKATLQLTLIGFAVGVLTGLIVAFLLHRLPLVKSALYPLLILSQNVPTIALGPLLMIWFGFGILPKIILITLVCFFPVAVATMDGLNRTDPLMRNYMEMAGAEKGQIFRKLEFPYAIPSMLSGIKISATYSVMGAVIAEWLGAEKGIGYYMKMQKSSFRTDRVFIAILIIVVISLAMFVLIALLERWLSRYKPERK; this comes from the coding sequence GTGAAGAAGAGTCAAATATGGACAAGCGTGTGGCCGCCCCTCGTGGCGGTCCTCTTGTTTTTGGCCGCTTGGGAGCTGGCGGTCGATGTCTTTCACGTAGACAAATGGATCCTGCCAAGCCCTGCGGATATCGGGCGGGAAGCTGCGGCCGGAGCGGCCGGACTGTGGGATCATACGAAGGCCACTCTGCAGCTGACGCTGATCGGGTTTGCTGTTGGCGTTCTAACCGGACTGATAGTTGCCTTCCTGCTGCACCGGCTTCCTCTTGTCAAATCAGCCCTCTATCCGCTGCTTATCTTGAGCCAGAACGTGCCTACAATTGCGCTCGGCCCTCTGCTGATGATCTGGTTCGGCTTCGGCATTCTTCCTAAAATTATACTGATTACGCTGGTGTGCTTCTTCCCCGTTGCGGTAGCGACGATGGACGGCCTGAACAGAACGGATCCCTTGATGCGCAACTATATGGAGATGGCTGGCGCTGAGAAGGGACAAATCTTCCGCAAGCTGGAATTTCCTTATGCCATTCCTTCCATGCTGTCGGGCATAAAGATCTCTGCGACATACAGTGTCATGGGCGCAGTTATTGCGGAATGGCTGGGCGCTGAGAAGGGCATCGGCTATTACATGAAAATGCAGAAGTCCTCATTTCGGACTGACCGTGTATTCATTGCCATTCTCATCATTGTCGTCATCAGCCTGGCGATGTTCGTCTTGATCGCCCTGCTGGAGCGCTGGCTGAGCCGCTATAAGCCGGAACGGAAATAA
- a CDS encoding thiamine-binding protein, which translates to MANTLLSIQIIPKTPGGEDVIPYVDRAIEVIQASGVKHQVNALETTMEGELTELLDIVRQMNEAVVEFGSHSIISQIKILYTPDGASMDKLTEKYRP; encoded by the coding sequence ATGGCTAACACACTGCTTAGTATTCAGATTATTCCTAAGACGCCGGGCGGCGAGGACGTCATTCCTTACGTTGACCGGGCCATCGAGGTGATTCAGGCCTCCGGCGTCAAGCACCAGGTCAATGCGCTGGAGACCACTATGGAGGGCGAGCTGACCGAGCTCCTGGACATCGTCCGCCAAATGAACGAGGCTGTTGTCGAATTCGGAAGTCACAGCATTATCTCCCAGATCAAGATCCTGTACACGCCGGACGGCGCAAGCATGGATAAGCTGACGGAGAAATATCGCCCGTGA
- a CDS encoding ABC transporter substrate-binding protein — protein MKRRSKVSLLLLCSAVLLFAAAGCGSNNAATGNKNSESSTTAQGDKSQSLREVKFVLDWTPNTNHTGIYVAQDQGYYAEEGLKVDIIQPSDAGADTMIASGTVPFGISYQEGVTQARTQGVPLVSIAAVIQHNTSGFAAPVDRNIKSPKDFEGKSYGGWGSPVEEAVMKSIMDLQGADVSKVKKINIGDADYFTAVKRDIDFAWIYYAWTGIEAQLRGEPLNMLYVKDYSKQLDYYTPVIATNEKTIQEDPELVKAFMRATAKGYQYAIDHPDEAAKILVKAVPDLDEKLVTASQKWLSPRYQDDAPRWGEQKESVWKGYADWMYERKLLDKPLDAAKAYTNDFLPAK, from the coding sequence ATGAAGAGAAGAAGTAAAGTATCTCTGCTGCTGTTATGCAGTGCGGTGCTGCTGTTTGCCGCAGCAGGCTGCGGCTCGAACAACGCAGCGACTGGCAACAAGAACTCAGAGAGCAGCACGACCGCACAAGGGGACAAATCCCAAAGCCTACGTGAGGTCAAATTCGTACTGGACTGGACGCCAAATACGAACCATACCGGGATTTATGTGGCCCAGGATCAAGGCTACTATGCGGAAGAAGGACTGAAGGTAGACATTATTCAGCCAAGCGATGCCGGTGCTGACACCATGATCGCTTCCGGCACAGTTCCATTCGGCATCAGCTACCAGGAAGGCGTGACCCAAGCGCGAACCCAAGGTGTGCCTCTAGTCTCGATCGCTGCTGTCATTCAGCATAATACCTCCGGCTTTGCCGCTCCGGTTGACCGGAACATCAAATCGCCTAAAGATTTTGAAGGCAAGAGCTACGGCGGCTGGGGTTCCCCTGTTGAAGAAGCCGTCATGAAATCCATCATGGACCTGCAGGGAGCAGATGTAAGCAAGGTGAAGAAAATCAACATCGGGGATGCGGATTATTTCACTGCGGTCAAGCGGGATATCGACTTCGCTTGGATTTACTACGCCTGGACAGGCATTGAAGCCCAGCTGCGCGGCGAGCCACTGAACATGCTCTATGTTAAAGATTATTCCAAGCAGTTGGACTACTATACTCCGGTCATCGCCACCAACGAGAAGACCATCCAGGAGGACCCGGAGCTGGTGAAGGCGTTCATGCGAGCCACTGCCAAGGGCTACCAATATGCGATCGACCATCCCGACGAGGCAGCTAAGATTCTGGTTAAGGCCGTACCTGACCTGGATGAGAAGCTGGTCACCGCCAGCCAGAAATGGCTGAGCCCCCGCTATCAGGACGACGCTCCGCGCTGGGGAGAGCAGAAGGAATCCGTATGGAAGGGCTATGCCGACTGGATGTATGAACGAAAGCTGCTAGACAAGCCGCTTGATGCTGCCAAAGCCTACACCAACGATTTTCTGCCAGCTAAATAG
- a CDS encoding pyridoxamine 5'-phosphate oxidase family protein, with protein sequence MANTLESKIGRALEENKFAAFATVEGGKPKVRYMALYHDGLEIYMATDKKTHKVQELEQNSNVFLLLGYEKGGTGDVLEIEGTAKISDNEELKKSVWRDEFSRWLDGPNDPDYVVLKITPSRIEVLNEGGENEVWTA encoded by the coding sequence ATGGCTAACACGCTGGAGAGCAAGATCGGCCGCGCTTTAGAGGAGAATAAGTTCGCTGCGTTTGCTACGGTGGAAGGCGGCAAACCAAAGGTACGATATATGGCGCTGTATCATGACGGCCTGGAGATTTATATGGCTACCGATAAAAAGACGCATAAGGTACAAGAGTTGGAACAGAACTCTAACGTCTTCCTGCTGCTTGGATACGAGAAGGGGGGAACCGGGGATGTTCTAGAAATTGAAGGCACCGCCAAGATTAGTGACAACGAAGAATTGAAGAAGAGCGTGTGGCGGGACGAATTCAGCCGCTGGCTGGATGGCCCCAATGATCCCGATTATGTGGTTCTCAAGATTACCCCTAGCCGGATTGAAGTGCTGAATGAAGGCGGAGAGAATGAGGTTTGGACAGCTTAA
- a CDS encoding cold-shock protein has protein sequence METGTVKWFNAEKGFGFIEVEGGADVFVHFSAITGEGFKTLDEGQRVQFNIVEGNRGPQADNVVKL, from the coding sequence ATGGAAACAGGAACAGTTAAATGGTTTAACGCAGAGAAAGGCTTTGGCTTCATCGAAGTTGAAGGCGGAGCAGACGTATTCGTGCATTTCAGCGCAATCACTGGCGAAGGCTTCAAGACTTTGGACGAAGGCCAACGCGTTCAATTTAACATTGTTGAAGGCAACCGTGGACCACAAGCTGACAACGTTGTAAAACTGTAA
- a CDS encoding cold-shock protein → MNYRKKTSEEVPEELTPIWSCTSESCNGWMRDNFAFDYSPVCPLCSSAMEKGSKMLPLLVNNNTDMKSLKKGVSIQP, encoded by the coding sequence ATGAACTACCGTAAAAAAACGTCTGAAGAAGTACCCGAGGAGCTTACGCCCATTTGGTCCTGCACAAGTGAAAGCTGCAATGGCTGGATGAGGGATAACTTTGCGTTTGACTACAGTCCGGTCTGTCCGCTCTGCTCTTCAGCAATGGAGAAAGGGAGCAAAATGCTTCCCCTTCTGGTCAATAACAATACGGATATGAAGTCGCTCAAGAAGGGCGTATCCATTCAGCCTTAA
- a CDS encoding response regulator, protein MTMTSKIKVHIVDDDPFIRESLQLLLGLGGEIEITGTAANGAELIQQLEAGQRPDVVLMDIRMPVCDGVEGTRRIKEAFPDMQVLILTTFDDDDFIIEALQNGASGYLLKNIPPDRIMQGIKSVHAGNMLIHPDIGRKLASMLRPAEAAPPPKPYESRFAQAGLTESEQQIVALIADGLSNKEIAGKLFLSEGTVKNYITEILSKLEVRDRTQIAILYWKEHHKQQGNAL, encoded by the coding sequence ATGACAATGACAAGCAAAATCAAGGTGCACATCGTGGATGATGACCCCTTTATCCGCGAGAGTCTTCAGCTGCTGCTAGGCCTAGGCGGAGAGATTGAAATTACCGGAACCGCCGCCAATGGCGCCGAGCTAATTCAGCAGCTGGAAGCAGGCCAGCGGCCTGACGTGGTGCTGATGGATATACGCATGCCGGTATGTGACGGTGTGGAAGGCACACGCAGGATCAAGGAAGCCTTTCCTGACATGCAGGTGCTGATCCTCACGACCTTTGATGACGATGATTTCATTATTGAGGCTTTGCAAAACGGGGCCAGCGGCTATCTGCTGAAGAACATCCCCCCGGACCGGATTATGCAAGGGATCAAGAGCGTGCACGCCGGCAATATGCTGATTCACCCCGATATCGGCCGCAAGCTCGCCAGCATGCTTCGTCCTGCGGAAGCGGCGCCTCCTCCCAAGCCTTATGAGAGCCGCTTCGCTCAAGCAGGGCTTACGGAGAGCGAACAGCAAATTGTAGCTCTGATTGCAGACGGGCTCTCCAACAAAGAAATTGCCGGCAAGCTGTTCTTGAGCGAGGGCACGGTGAAGAACTATATCACCGAAATTCTAAGTAAGCTGGAAGTCCGGGATCGGACACAGATCGCCATTTTATACTGGAAAGAACATCATAAGCAGCAAGGAAACGCCCTATAG
- a CDS encoding sensor histidine kinase, protein MNRILLALRYTLIIVPAGLAVYNLSHASMDKYAMHLLILLNLAVLADRFIRKEALLFLFYALEIVYALWICEIYHPMLFFLSFSPMLMYLRLPRPVLRLLLLGGHAGLLNLLPEYDALSGQISANLMFALCAALISLFQHSAGTQLETIQLYDEIRWKHYELEEARGRLREFAQQVENAAQLEERNRISRQLHDELGHRLIRVKIMLEAALHTVPADPSKGLSMLEQIRDQVSASLEEMRSTVRRLKPANASSKGYSLEHLLEEVGRETGIHTSLKILGEPYALYPSMEIVFYKNAREAVTNALKHGQPGSISIELTYGDKEVTMKVSNDGRLPSESSLFEKGMGLAGMKERVQLIGGRLETELAPHFAVITGLPVRRNNEMT, encoded by the coding sequence ATGAACCGGATACTGCTTGCTCTAAGGTATACGCTCATTATTGTTCCTGCAGGACTAGCGGTATACAACCTGAGTCACGCAAGCATGGACAAATATGCGATGCACCTTCTTATCCTGCTGAATCTTGCTGTTCTAGCCGATAGGTTCATCCGAAAGGAAGCACTGCTGTTTCTCTTTTATGCGCTTGAGATTGTGTACGCGCTGTGGATCTGCGAAATCTATCATCCGATGCTGTTCTTCTTAAGCTTTTCTCCGATGCTGATGTATCTGCGCTTGCCCCGTCCTGTACTGCGGCTGCTCCTGCTCGGAGGCCACGCAGGGCTATTAAATCTGCTCCCAGAGTATGATGCGTTGTCCGGGCAAATCTCTGCGAACCTCATGTTCGCGCTGTGCGCAGCCTTAATCAGCCTGTTTCAGCACAGTGCTGGCACCCAGCTGGAGACCATCCAGCTGTATGACGAGATCCGCTGGAAGCATTACGAGCTTGAAGAGGCTCGCGGGCGCCTGCGTGAATTTGCACAGCAGGTAGAGAATGCCGCCCAGCTCGAAGAACGCAACCGGATCTCCAGGCAGCTGCATGATGAGCTCGGCCATCGGCTGATCCGCGTCAAGATAATGCTGGAGGCTGCGCTGCATACCGTGCCGGCTGACCCATCCAAAGGGCTGTCCATGCTGGAACAGATTCGGGATCAGGTCTCAGCCAGTCTCGAAGAGATGCGCTCCACTGTCCGGCGGTTGAAGCCTGCGAATGCTTCCTCCAAGGGCTACTCTCTTGAGCACTTGCTGGAGGAGGTTGGCCGCGAGACCGGAATCCATACAAGCCTGAAGATCCTTGGAGAACCCTATGCGCTCTATCCCAGTATGGAAATTGTGTTCTACAAAAATGCCCGGGAAGCCGTGACAAATGCCCTTAAGCATGGACAGCCCGGTTCCATTTCCATTGAGCTGACCTATGGCGATAAGGAAGTCACCATGAAGGTAAGCAACGACGGACGGCTCCCTTCCGAGTCCTCATTATTTGAGAAGGGAATGGGGCTCGCAGGGATGAAAGAGCGCGTACAGCTGATCGGCGGAAGACTGGAGACGGAGTTGGCACCTCATTTTGCAGTCATTACAGGACTGCCCGTCCGGCGCAACAATGAGATGACGTAA
- a CDS encoding ABC transporter ATP-binding protein, with protein sequence MAFVEIEDVVKRYDGKLSVDHLNLEIKEGEIFGLLGPNGAGKSTTINMMVGLLPVDQGSITIDGISVAARPLEVKRKIGLVPQDLALYDTMTARENISFFGKLYGLRGALLKERVQEALEFVGLEDRANDRPHTFSGGMKRRLNIACAIMHHPKLIIMDEPTVGIDPQSRNHILESVRKLNDMGSTIIYTSHYMEEVATLSDRVAILDKGHVIACGTQEELRERVSGEEKIRMKAAGLTDALLEELEGHPRIVRIRVVEEGLELYTPSSQSDLQDILYICGKHDAVIHSVVCEQPTLETLFLSLTGRTLRDGE encoded by the coding sequence ATGGCATTTGTTGAGATTGAAGATGTGGTCAAACGATATGACGGAAAGCTGTCCGTGGATCATTTGAACTTGGAAATTAAGGAAGGCGAAATATTCGGATTGCTAGGCCCTAATGGTGCCGGGAAAAGTACCACCATCAATATGATGGTCGGGCTGCTGCCTGTGGATCAAGGCTCCATCACGATTGACGGTATTTCTGTAGCGGCAAGGCCGCTAGAGGTAAAGCGGAAGATCGGCCTGGTTCCGCAGGATCTTGCGCTTTACGATACGATGACGGCCAGGGAGAATATTAGCTTCTTCGGAAAATTATACGGCCTGCGCGGTGCTCTGCTAAAGGAGCGGGTACAGGAGGCGCTGGAATTCGTAGGGCTTGAGGACCGGGCGAACGATCGGCCGCATACCTTCTCTGGAGGGATGAAGCGCCGGCTGAATATCGCCTGTGCCATCATGCATCATCCGAAGCTGATTATTATGGATGAACCGACCGTAGGCATCGATCCCCAGTCTCGGAATCACATTCTGGAATCGGTTCGCAAGCTTAATGATATGGGCTCTACCATCATTTACACGAGCCATTATATGGAGGAGGTTGCTACGCTCAGCGACCGGGTGGCCATTCTGGATAAAGGCCATGTTATCGCCTGCGGCACGCAGGAGGAGCTGCGGGAACGGGTATCTGGGGAGGAGAAGATTCGCATGAAGGCAGCAGGCTTGACGGATGCCCTGCTTGAGGAGCTCGAAGGGCATCCGCGCATTGTAAGGATCAGGGTAGTTGAAGAAGGCTTAGAGCTGTATACACCATCCTCTCAAAGTGATTTGCAGGACATACTCTATATTTGCGGCAAGCATGATGCGGTAATTCATTCGGTGGTGTGTGAACAGCCGACACTTGAGACGCTGTTCCTTAGTCTGACGGGTCGTACGCTGCGGGATGGTGAATAA
- a CDS encoding ABC transporter permease yields MMKFWTIAWFELLRLMRNRTVLFIQFLLPIVIIYILGNALAGDFSQRAMERPETVKVMLVGEEGQPEASESPGGLSAFLSSSAVSKWIQTEPGKSRDEAVHALREEHADYAVVIPADFEERLMQGQPVSWELLQGSSSSKNLVANQIFSSYLDQANRIQASLKVLGSKAASQLMQSQGNAAEAAVSAELSREGKSYTAFQYYSASMLIMFLLYSGLSASISLSSERTSHTLYRLGSMPVSPGTVFGGKILGNSLMGFLQALVIVGFTKWVYGVDWGMQPLLLALLCFLVVLCSMFLAVTVSLFVHKPSSARAVIQTIIVAMTALSGGFTPLPVELINRIGEFTPSHWAMQGILRMMLYENQGQIMYHVAVLGGIAALLLIIGMSAYRKVGYHE; encoded by the coding sequence ATGATGAAATTTTGGACGATTGCCTGGTTCGAACTGCTGAGGCTGATGAGAAACCGGACGGTACTCTTTATCCAATTTCTGCTTCCGATTGTGATTATATATATTCTTGGGAATGCACTTGCCGGAGACTTCTCCCAGCGGGCAATGGAGCGCCCGGAGACCGTGAAGGTGATGCTGGTCGGAGAAGAGGGGCAGCCAGAAGCATCCGAATCACCCGGCGGGCTCTCAGCGTTCCTATCTTCGTCTGCTGTCAGTAAGTGGATTCAGACGGAGCCGGGTAAAAGCCGCGATGAGGCGGTTCATGCTCTGCGAGAGGAACATGCGGATTATGCCGTAGTTATTCCGGCAGATTTTGAAGAACGTCTGATGCAAGGGCAGCCGGTGAGCTGGGAGCTGCTTCAAGGCAGCAGCAGCTCTAAAAATTTGGTGGCAAACCAAATCTTCAGCTCCTATCTTGACCAAGCCAACCGGATTCAGGCTAGCCTGAAGGTGCTAGGGTCTAAGGCAGCTTCTCAGCTTATGCAGTCTCAAGGCAATGCTGCGGAGGCTGCTGTATCTGCAGAGCTCAGCCGGGAAGGTAAGTCTTACACGGCCTTCCAATATTACTCGGCTTCAATGCTCATCATGTTCCTGCTGTATTCAGGACTTAGCGCAAGCATTAGTCTGAGCAGTGAACGGACGAGTCACACACTGTATAGGCTGGGCTCTATGCCGGTTTCTCCCGGTACCGTGTTCGGAGGTAAAATTCTAGGCAATAGTCTGATGGGTTTCCTTCAGGCGCTGGTGATTGTAGGCTTCACCAAATGGGTCTATGGCGTAGACTGGGGGATGCAGCCGCTCTTGCTGGCTTTGCTCTGCTTCCTGGTCGTGCTCTGCTCGATGTTCCTGGCTGTGACTGTATCCTTGTTCGTGCACAAGCCTTCGTCTGCACGGGCTGTCATTCAGACGATCATTGTTGCAATGACTGCACTGAGCGGAGGCTTCACGCCGCTCCCTGTAGAGCTTATAAATCGAATCGGTGAATTTACGCCCAGTCATTGGGCGATGCAGGGAATTCTCCGCATGATGCTCTATGAGAACCAGGGCCAGATTATGTATCATGTGGCTGTGCTTGGCGGAATAGCAGCATTGCTGCTTATCATAGGCATGTCAGCATATCGAAAGGTGGGGTATCATGAATAG
- a CDS encoding ABC transporter permease, producing MNSLTIARNMIKRKIGTRKGLMGFLILPCLVVSAVIFLMGGDGVTRSTILYVNHDNDIAGQHMEHVLAGKADYQLKQVDTEAELRDEIVRQKGEAGFVIPKGFTSSLLKGETPQVPVYKIKDSEADAALRLEINGIVSGIQQTSRLLSGEQTDQAKEKLNEVLQEVEKGNVQAVKTDLGIQPKPGLYSITGFTLLFLMGLISSTVTLIIEDRTEGTMARMFTAPVRSWEIALGNFLGSCTVGILQILIILSLSRYVLGYDYQVPFLPHFLVLAAFMLVAMGIASTVGGMVRSPQTAGTINTLILTPTCMLGGCFWPLSIMPDFMQRIADFIPQKWAIEAVDKMSAGGGWSSIGFPMLILGLMAVLLLAVGSVVLRPSSSRPPV from the coding sequence ATGAATAGTCTGACGATTGCAAGGAATATGATCAAGCGGAAGATCGGGACGAGGAAGGGGCTGATGGGCTTCTTGATTCTTCCTTGTCTAGTGGTCTCGGCAGTCATCTTCCTTATGGGCGGGGATGGAGTGACCCGCAGTACGATTCTGTATGTGAATCATGATAACGATATAGCCGGACAGCACATGGAGCATGTCCTGGCAGGCAAGGCTGATTATCAGTTGAAGCAAGTGGATACAGAGGCGGAGCTAAGGGATGAAATTGTGCGTCAGAAGGGGGAAGCGGGCTTCGTTATTCCTAAGGGATTTACCAGTAGTCTGCTGAAGGGCGAAACTCCGCAGGTTCCGGTGTACAAAATTAAGGATAGTGAAGCGGATGCTGCACTTAGACTTGAGATCAACGGTATCGTAAGCGGGATTCAGCAAACCTCACGTTTGCTCTCTGGGGAGCAGACGGACCAGGCTAAGGAGAAGCTGAATGAAGTGCTGCAAGAGGTGGAGAAGGGGAACGTTCAGGCGGTAAAGACCGACCTGGGAATCCAGCCCAAGCCCGGGCTGTACAGTATCACCGGCTTTACCCTGCTGTTCCTGATGGGACTCATCAGCAGTACGGTTACACTAATCATTGAAGACCGAACAGAAGGAACAATGGCTAGAATGTTCACGGCACCGGTACGCTCCTGGGAGATCGCCCTCGGCAATTTCCTTGGCAGCTGCACAGTAGGAATTTTGCAAATTCTCATTATTCTTAGTCTGTCTAGGTACGTTCTAGGCTATGATTATCAGGTTCCGTTCCTCCCGCACTTCCTGGTTCTGGCGGCCTTTATGCTGGTTGCGATGGGAATCGCCAGCACGGTGGGCGGAATGGTGCGCAGTCCGCAAACCGCAGGAACGATAAATACGCTGATCCTGACGCCGACCTGTATGCTTGGCGGCTGCTTCTGGCCGCTGTCCATTATGCCGGACTTCATGCAGCGGATTGCAGATTTTATCCCGCAGAAGTGGGCGATCGAAGCGGTGGATAAAATGTCCGCTGGAGGCGGCTGGTCCAGCATCGGCTTCCCAATGCTCATTCTGGGATTGATGGCCGTACTGCTGCTTGCAGTCGGCTCGGTAGTACTGAGACCGAGCTCATCGCGTCCACCTGTGTAA
- a CDS encoding CcdC family protein gives MPSFINPSYLQIFATLGTVVLALLVIFVRLKASHRPVTVKKIIMPPVGMSTGLLMFVYPPTHFPFWWGIIAFAVGWLIFSYPLIRSTKFEISGEQVFVQRSQGFAFILLGLLAIRLILHEFIQKYVSIPQTGGLFFLLAFGMILRWRLYMLKEYHLVVGTNAETRS, from the coding sequence ATGCCGTCATTTATTAACCCTTCTTATTTGCAAATATTCGCTACCCTCGGAACCGTAGTGTTAGCTTTGCTGGTTATCTTTGTTCGCCTCAAAGCAAGTCATCGTCCGGTTACCGTCAAGAAAATAATAATGCCTCCGGTCGGCATGTCCACTGGGCTTCTGATGTTTGTCTATCCTCCAACTCACTTCCCGTTCTGGTGGGGAATCATCGCCTTTGCGGTGGGCTGGCTGATCTTCTCTTACCCGCTTATTCGCAGCACCAAATTCGAGATTTCGGGGGAACAGGTATTTGTTCAGCGTTCCCAAGGCTTTGCATTCATCCTGCTAGGCCTGCTCGCGATTCGGCTCATTCTTCATGAGTTCATTCAGAAATATGTCAGCATCCCCCAGACAGGAGGACTCTTCTTCCTGCTGGCGTTCGGCATGATTCTTCGCTGGCGCCTGTATATGCTTAAGGAATACCACCTGGTTGTCGGCACCAATGCCGAAACTCGTTCTTAA
- a CDS encoding lactonase family protein, which translates to MVNRQTEGEQLFYIGSYTEADAPGIHLASVKIDSGEMTILHSLSGLDNPSFLTVHPALPVLYAVTETDEGEAVSFRIELDGTLKESSREQTGGAHPCHAALAGEKLLVTVNYSGGQINSFQLEQDGAIARTASRVQHLGKGLREDRQEQAHPHSAIPDQAGNFVYVSDLGLDRIVVYRLQEGRLVTHQEVELPPGAGPRHFVIHPSKPWAYGVNELNNTVTAYAYHEREGNLSILQHISTLPENWMAENTAGDIHISSCGRFLYASNRGADTIVRYLIDPERGQLSEPQWTDTGGKIPRNFMILEGQLLVASQNSDEIAAFLIDQTGGTLRDTGHRLKVSKPVCLVPYK; encoded by the coding sequence ATGGTGAATCGGCAGACAGAGGGCGAACAGTTATTTTACATAGGATCTTATACTGAAGCGGATGCACCGGGGATACACCTGGCATCCGTCAAGATTGACAGCGGTGAAATGACCATACTGCATAGCCTGAGCGGGCTAGATAACCCTTCATTCTTAACAGTTCATCCAGCGCTCCCGGTGCTTTATGCCGTAACAGAGACGGACGAAGGGGAAGCCGTCAGCTTCCGGATCGAGCTGGACGGCACACTCAAGGAGAGCAGCCGGGAACAGACGGGCGGGGCGCATCCCTGTCATGCTGCACTGGCTGGAGAGAAGCTGTTGGTGACGGTGAACTACTCCGGTGGTCAGATCAACAGCTTCCAGCTGGAACAGGACGGTGCAATCGCGAGGACGGCGTCTAGGGTTCAGCATTTAGGGAAAGGGCTGCGCGAAGACCGACAGGAGCAAGCACACCCGCATTCAGCTATTCCTGACCAGGCGGGGAACTTCGTGTACGTATCGGATTTAGGCCTGGACCGGATTGTCGTCTACCGGTTGCAGGAAGGGCGGCTGGTTACTCATCAGGAGGTAGAGCTGCCACCGGGGGCCGGCCCGCGTCACTTTGTCATTCATCCCTCCAAGCCTTGGGCTTATGGCGTCAATGAGCTGAACAACACCGTAACAGCGTATGCTTACCATGAGCGGGAAGGAAACTTGAGCATCCTTCAGCATATTTCTACGCTGCCGGAGAATTGGATGGCTGAGAACACTGCAGGCGATATTCATATTTCGTCTTGTGGACGTTTTCTTTATGCTTCCAACCGGGGCGCTGACACGATTGTCCGGTACTTGATCGACCCGGAGAGAGGACAGCTTTCCGAACCGCAGTGGACGGATACTGGCGGGAAGATCCCTCGTAATTTCATGATCCTGGAGGGACAGCTGCTGGTTGCCAGCCAGAATTCGGACGAGATCGCTGCGTTCCTGATCGACCAGACCGGCGGAACGCTGCGGGATACCGGACACCGGCTAAAGGTGTCTAAGCCTGTTTGTCTTGTGCCTTACAAATAA